A section of the Brachyhypopomus gauderio isolate BG-103 chromosome 13, BGAUD_0.2, whole genome shotgun sequence genome encodes:
- the pcolce2b gene encoding procollagen C-endopeptidase enhancer 2b, with translation MPLHVKTQPARCVECTMWRICSVLCAWGLLLITSVCAQPERRQTFTCGGNITGDSGVIGSQGYPGVYPPNTKCVWRIAVPEGKVVVLNFRFLDLESDNLCRYDYVDVYNGHVHGQRLGRFCGTFRPGALVSTGNKMLLQMVSDANTAGSGFLAVFSAAHPHERGEQYCGGRLIKPSGTFKTPNWPEKDYPAGVTCSWHILAPKNQIIEVKFEKFDVERDNYCRYDYVAIFNGGEINDARRIGKYCGDSPPAPVFSEGNQLFIQFLSDLSLTADGFIGHYRFRPRKLPTTTLPPTTTTHPTTTRPIPLKYSAALCQQKCKRKGTPESHYCSSNFVITGTVISAVTRGGSMYATVSIVSVYKEGSLAIQQAGKTMSTKIVILCKKCPSVRRGLNYIFMGQTDEEGRGTIGPHHFVMPFKAKNQRLFNTLKSKRC, from the exons ATGCCACTGCACGTAAAAACGCAACCTGCCCGCTGTGTTGAATGTACAATGTGGAGGATCTGCAGCGTCCTTTGCGCGTGGGGTTTGTTGCTGATAACCAGTGTCTGCGCTCAGCCAGAAAGGAG GCAGACCTTTACATGTGGAGGAAACATCACAGGAGATTCGGGAGTTATCGGGAGCCAAGGATATCCGGGAGTGTACCCTCCAAACACTAAATGTGTGTGGAGAATTGCA GTGCCCGAGGGCAAAGTGGTGGTCCTCAACTTCCGGTTCCTCGACCTGGAGAGCGACAACCTGTGCCGCTATGATTACGTGGACGTGTATAACGGCCACGTCCACGGGCAACGCCTGGGCCGCTTCTGCGGGACGTTCCGGCCCGGTGCCCTCGTGTCTACGGGCAACAAGATGCTTCTTCAGATGGTGTCTGACGCCAACACCGCTGGTAGTGGCTTCCTGGCTGTCTTCTCAGCCGCTCACCCTCATGAGCGCG GGGAACAGTATTGTGGAGGTAGACTGATCAAGCCGTCAGGAACTTTTAAGACCCCTAACTGGCCAGAGAAGGACTACCCAGCAGGAGTCACCTGCTCCTGGCACATACTGGCACCCAAGAACCAG ATTATAGAGGTGAAATTTGAGAAGTTTGATGTTGAGAGAGACAACTATTGCCGCTATGATTACGTGGCTATTTTTAATGGTGGAGAAATCAACGATGCCAGGAGAATTGGGAAATACTGTGGAGACAGCCCACCTGC GCCAGTGTTCTCTGAGGGGAATCAGCTTTTCATCCAGTTTCTTTCGGACCTCAGTCTGACAGCAGATGGTTTCATCGGTCACTACAGATTCAGGCCAAGGAAGTTGCCTACCACAACCTTGCCCCCAACTACAACCACACATCCCACAACCACCAGGCCTATAC CTTTGAAGTATTCTGCAGCACTGTGTCAACAGAAGTGCAAGCGGAAAGGAACCCCAGAGAGCCATTACTGTTCCAGCAACTTCG TCATCACAGGAACGGTCATCAGCGCCGTGACCCGTGGTGGGAGCATGTATGCCACCGTCTCCATCGTCAGCGTCTACAAAGAGGGCAGCCTCGCCATCCAGCAGGCAGGCAAAACAATGAGCACCAAGATTGTCATCCTGTGCAAGAAATGTCCGTCAGTCAGACGAG GCTTGAACTACATCTTCATGGGCCAGACGGACGAGGAGGGCCGCGGGACCATCGGCCCACACCACTTCGTCATGCCCTTCAAGGCAAAGAACCAGAGACTGTTCAACACGCTAAAGAGCAAGAGGTGCTAA
- the trpc1 gene encoding short transient receptor potential channel 1 isoform X2, whose product MYTTSSVLGPLQISMGQMLQEFGKFLGLFLLVLFSFTIGLTQLYGKDKKDPFRSRNDSKDCEGIFCEQQSNDAFHTFMGTCYALFWYIFSLAHVALFVTRISYTEELRSFVGALIVGTYNIVVVIVLTKLLVAMLHKSFRQIANHEDKEWKFARAKLWLSYFDDKCTLPPPFNILPSPKTLCYLVTSLSKWICSHTSTGKVKRQNSLKEWRNLKQKRDENYQKIMCCLVHRYLTSTRQKMQSMDQATVENLNDLRQDLSKFRNEMRDLLGFRTSKYAMFYPRS is encoded by the exons atatcgATGGGTCAGATGCTGCAGGAGTTTGGGAAGTTCCTGGGTCTATTCCTCCTAGTTCTTTTCTCCTTCACCATCGGTCTGACGCAGCTCTACGGAAAAGACAAGAAGGACCCGTTCAGGAGCAGGAACGACAGCAAGGACTGTGAAGGGATCTTCTGTGAACAGCAGAGCAACGACGCCTTCCACAC GTTTATGGGGACATGTTACGCCCTCTTCTGGTACATCTTCTCCCTGGCACACGTGGCATTGTTTGTCACCCGAATCAGCTATACAGAGGAGCTGCGCTCATTTGTGGGGGCCCTCATCGTGGGGACATACAACATCGTTGTGGTGATCGTTCTCACCAAGCTCCTGGTGGCCATGCTGCATAAGAGCTTTAGGCAGATTGCA AACCATGAAGACAAGGAGTGGAAATTTGCCCGGGCCAAGCTCTGGCTCAGCTACTTCGATGATAAGTGCACCCTGCCCCCTCCGTTCAACATCCTACCCTCGCCAAAGACACTTTGTTACCTGGTGACTAGCCTGAGCAAATGGATTTGTTCACACACATCAACAGGCAAAGTCAAGAGGCAGAACAGCCTGAAG GAGTGGAGGAACCTGAAGCAGAAGAGAGATGAGAACTACCAGAAGATTATGTGCTGCCTGGTGCACCGCTACCTGACGTCCACGCGTCAGAAGATGCAGAGCATGGACCAGGCCACGGTGGAGAACCTCAACGACCTACGGCAAGACCTCTCCAAGTTCCGCAACGAAATGCGGGACCTTCTCGGCTTTCGCACCTCCAAATATGCCATGTTCTACCCCAGAAGCTAA
- the mastl gene encoding serine/threonine-protein kinase greatwall isoform X1, producing MEAQEQPDGSKRASSTDVPKPPSIDEFQVVKPVSRGAFGKVFLARKKSNSKLYAIKVVKKADMVDKNMTDQMRAERDALALSKSPFIVHLYYSLQTASKVYLVMEYLIGGDVKSLLHIYGYFDEDMSIKYISEVALALDYLHRHGIIHRDLKPDNMLISNEGHIKLTDFGLSKVKLDRELSLMDILTTPSLSKPKKDYFRTPGQVLSLISSLGLKNTPVEGKRPSSTSALASPGSCGKADNSKGSFCSPLLTRRREPMSSPMCRSRALVSGANSVFSPSLLAKSLTPRLMKSRKRFETLSAGSAHSGLRLSTTDSESCVSPQWEEEGKLEGAENLLPPNGDDVVRKKPLVTALTGKTPIPGNKTPLKPLHNLDLSSHSTYGRQPLEDILTKPKRSLSCSEEKVSVLKRSSSVKRQFTEVDKSPEQAEIHAKKSGGQYRRCFPIPGNHTEAHTGLTGIFSTVGLGSKGALWKESGRQQGVPNQSSPTNVAKNLLCELDEHGETSIVMGGLDFASSPGEESEPRRNLSLDSDNSVNDMSMIAATPPPRWSKDRVNVAVSPSAEDLGRKEMSARVPLQAGVGGSAVSLKQPRADGHGADMDCSALGHPSVHSSGKFFLKPRNVVAFRSYCSSINRSTGSCCSRLSLVSMDTMDVSTSFHSAPTAVTPVQRKTSSVNSSLCQTPQPMTLSHTPYRTPKSVRRGPEPVEGAPILGTPDYLAPELLLGKTHGSVCECDVMVDWWALGVCLFEFLTGVPPFNDETPQLVFQNILNRDIPWPDGDEELSQNSRNAIEILLSTDVNERAGLKELRRHPFFTGLDWDNLQNQTMPFIPQPDDETDTSYFEARNTAQNLVMSGFSL from the exons ATGGAAGCGCAAGAGCAACCAGACGGGTCCAAGCGTGCGAGCAGCACAGATGTGCCCAAGCCGCCCTCCATCGACGAGTTCCAGGTGGTGAAGCCCGTCAGCCGCGGCGCCTTTGGAAAAGTCTTCTTGGCTAGAAAGAAGAGCAACTCAAAACTGTACGCTATAAAA GTGGTGAAGAAGGCGGACATGGTCGATAAGAACATGACTGACCAGATGCGGGCTGAGAGAGACGCGCTGGCCCTCAGCAAAAGCCCTTTCATTGTACACTTGTATTACTCTCTTCAAACGGCCAGCAAGGTGTATTTG GTTATGGAGTATCTCATTGGCGGAGATGTGAAGTCTTTGCTCCACATCTATGGCTACTTTGATGAGGACATGTCAATAAAATACATTTCAGAGGTGGCGCTGGCTTTAGATTATCTTCACCGACATGGAATCATTCACAG AGATTTGAAACCTGACAACATGCTGATCTCCAATGAAGGACACATTAAACTGACCGACTTTGGCCTCTCAAAAGTGAAACTTGACAGAG AACTGAGTCTCATGGACATACTGACCACGCCCTCTTTGTCAAAACCAAAGAAAGATTATTTCAGAACACCAGGTCAGGTCTTGTCCCTGATAAGTTCCCTTGGACTT aagaaCACTCCTGTGGAGGGCAAGCGTCCCAGCAGCACGTCCGCTCTGGCCAGCCCTGGATCCTGTGGGAAAGCTGACAACAGCAAAGGGTCCTTCTGCTCGCCTCTGCTGACCAGAAGGAGGGAGCCCATGTCCTCACCCATGTGCCGCTCCCGAGCCCTGG TTTCAGGGGCTAACAGCGTGTTCAGTCCTAGCCTCCTGGCTAAAAGCCTGACACCGAGGCTGATGAAATCCAGGAAGCGGTTTGAGACGTTAAGTGCTGGCAGTGCCCACTCGGGGCTGCGGCTGTCCACCACAGACTCGGAGAGCTGTGTCAGCCCACAGTGGGAGGAAGAGGGG AAATTAGAAGGTGCCGAAAACCTCCTGCCTCCAAATGGAGACGATGTAGTTCGCAAGAAGCCTCTTGTGACAGCTTTGACCGGAAAGACACCCATTCCAGGAAACAAGACTCCACTGAAACCCCTCCACAACCTGGACCTCAGTTCTCACTCTACGTATGGAAGACAGCCACTTGAAGACATCCTCACAAAACCCAAGAGGAGCCTTAGCTGCTCCGAAGAGAAAGTGTCTGTTCTGAAGCGAAGTTCCTCAGTTAAACGCCAGTTCACAGAAGTTGACAAGAGCCCAGAGCAAGCTGAGATCCACGCTAAGAAGAGTGGTGGTCAGTACAGGCGATGTTTTCCCATTCCAGGCAATCACACGGAAGCCCATACAGGTCTGACGGGGATTTTCTCCACCGTTGGCTTGGGGAGTAAAGGTGCACTGTGGAAGGAGTCCGGCAGACAGCAGGGGGTCCCTAATCAATCCAGCCCCACCAACGTGGCCAAGAACCTTCTGTGTGAGCTGGATGAACATGGGGAGACCAGCATCGTCATGGGTGGTTTGGACTTCGCCTCCTCGCCCGGCGAAGAGAGCGAGCCGAGGAGGAACCTCAGCCTGGACTCCGACAACTCGGTCAATGACATGTCCATGATCgcggccacgccccctccgCGCTGGTCCAAAGACCGTGTGAATGTTGCTGTATCACCATCGGCTGAGGACCTGGGCAGAAAGGAGATGTCTGCCAGGGTTCCCCTGCAGGCGGGTGTCGGTGGCTCAGCGGTGTCCCTGAAGCAGCCCAGGGCGGATGGTCACGGGGCTGACATGGACTGCTCGGCGTTGGGTCATCCCAGCGTTCACTCCAGCGGCAAATTCTTTCTCAAGCCCCGCAATGTGGTGGCGTTCAGGAGCTACTGCAGCTCCATCAACCGCTCCACCGGCTCCTGCTGCTCCCGCCTCAGCCTGGTCTCCATGGACACCATGGACGTGTCCACCTCCTTCCACAGCGCCCCCACTGCCGTCACGCCTGTGCAGAGGAAGACGTCCAGCGTCAACAGCTCACTTTGCCAG ACTCCACAGCCGATGACCTTATCTCACACCCCATATCGAACACCCAAGAGTGTCCGCAGAGGTCCTGAGCCAGTAGAGGGCGCTCCCATACTAGGAACCCCTGACTATCTGGCCCCAGAACTCTTACTGGGCAAAACGCATG GCTCTGTATGTGAATGTG ATGTCATGGTGGACTGGTGGGCTCTGGGAGTGTGTCTGTTTGAGTTCCTGACTGGAGTACCACCATTCAACGACGAGACTCCTCAGCTCGTGTTCCAGAACATTCTCAACCGAG ATATTCCATGGCCTGATGGAGATGAGGAATTATCCCAGAACTCCAGGAATGCTATTGAGATTCTCCTGAGTACAGACGTGAACGAGCGAGCAGGTCTGAAAG AGCTGAGAAGGCACCCGTTCTTCACGGGTCTGGACTGGGACAACCTCCAGAACCAGACCATGCCCTTCATCCCTCAGCCCGACGATGAGACGGACACGTCGTACTTCGAGGCGAGAAACACGGCCCAGAACTTGGTTATGTCTGGCTTCAGCCTGTGA
- the acbd5a gene encoding acyl-CoA-binding domain-containing protein 5A yields MDSTKPIHEQRFEAAVKVIQSLPPNGSFQPSNEMMLKFYSYYKQATQGPCSIPRPGFWDPVGKVKWDAWHALGDMPKDEAMMAYVEDLKLILESMPMTDQVEQLLQILGPFYELVDEGKKIRHVSDLSTGLGSMLTAPSTEVSKSVIRNMQMNGTLDGHLTKNSDKQIEQQDRGGDDDDEDDDSGDDEDENEEEEEVEHIKQVPKKKLLTGKAESLPNGSVCQSEASLPNGVHGTRSALNGTDREEERDRVTQNGAISHVSNHTTDGTEDGLLLHVASDSDSEVYCDSMDQFGVDEEREARVDHSLSESPSTLSSLEESPLTGPGPEIVQEAQDSVQHGGEDGKGGGGGAQRQSLSVGRPGSTMVGRRRGSRSPGPGSGTPGPLQGGGGDGERWGTNGGVGGDLNEQIVMALARLQEDMQSVLERLHTLEALTASQARVAALPSEYLLAPANRPQKKHSWWPFDVSPATVALAVVWPFIAQWLIRLYFQRQRRRTH; encoded by the exons ATGGACAGTACCAAACCCATCCACGAGCAAAGGTTCGAGGCAGCGGTCAAAGTGATCCAGAGTTTACCTCCCAACG GCTCATTTCAGCCATCAAATGAAATGATGTTAAAGTTCTACAGCTACTACAAGCAGGCCACCCAAGGTCCATGCAGCATTCCCCGGCCAGGTTTTTGGGACCCTGTTGGAAAAGTCAAATG gGATGCCTGGCACGCTCTCGGAGACATGCCGAAGGACGAGGCAATGATGGCATACGTGGAAGACCTGAAGCTG ATCCTAGAAAGCATGCCCATGACGGACCAGGTGGAGCAGCTGCTACAGATCCTGGGGCCCTTCTACGAGCTCGTGGATGAAGGCAAGAAGATCAGACATGTGTCAGACCTGAGCACAG GTTTGGGGAGTATGCTAACTGCACCTTCCACGGAGGTCAGTAAGAGCGTTATCAGAAATATGCAAATGAACGGAACCTTAGACGGTCATCTTACGAAAAACAGCGATAAACAGATCGAGCAACAGGACAGAGGcggcgatgatgatgatgaggacgaCGACAGtggtgatgatgaagatgagaatgaagaggaggaagaggtggagCATATAAAACAAG TGCCAAAGAAAAAGCTATTAACTGGGAAAGCTGAAAGTCTCCCGAATGGCAGTGTTTGCCAGAGCGAGGCTTCCCTGCCAAACGGAGTGCACGGCACCAGGTCCGCTCTCAATGGGACAGAccgggaggaggagagggaccGGGTCACCCAGAATGGTGCGATTAGTCACGTCAGCAATCACACCACAG ATGGCACTGAAGATGGACTCCTCCTTCATGTGGCAAGTGATTCTGACAGTGAGGTATACTGTGATTCCATGGACCAGTTTGGAGTTGATGAG gaacGTGAGGCTCGTGTGGACCATTCTCTCAGTGAGAGCCCCAGCACTCTGTCCTCTCTGGAGGAGTCCCCGCTCACAGGGCCGGGCCCCGAGATTGTGCAGGAGGCTCAGGACAGCGTCCAGCATGGTGGAGAAGACGGGAAGGGTGGCGGCGGTGGGGCCCAGAGGCAGAGCCTTAGTGTGGGCAGGCCGGGCAGTACCATGGTTGGGAGAAGACGAG GTTCCAGGTCTCCAGGCCCGGGGTCTGGCACTCCAGGGCCGttacagggtggaggaggtgacgGAGAACGCTGGGGTACTAACGGGGGCGTGGGCGGAGACCTTAACGAGCAGATCGTCATGGCTCTGGCCCGCCTCCAGGAGGACATGCAGAGTGTCCTGGAGAGACTGCATACACTAGAAGCTCTTACAGCCTCCCAG GCAAGAGTAGCAGCTTTGCCATCGGAATACCTGCTAGCACCAGCAAACAGACCTCAGAAG AAGCATTCCTGGTGGCCTTTCGATGTGTCCCCTGCTACAGTGGCCCTTGCTGTCGTTTGGCCCTTTATAGCACAGTGGCTTATTCGTCTGTATTTTCAGCGACAGAGAAG AAGAACCCACTGA
- the mastl gene encoding serine/threonine-protein kinase greatwall isoform X2, which produces MEAQEQPDGSKRASSTDVPKPPSIDEFQVVKPVSRGAFGKVFLARKKSNSKLYAIKVVKKADMVDKNMTDQMRAERDALALSKSPFIVHLYYSLQTASKVYLVMEYLIGGDVKSLLHIYGYFDEDMSIKYISEVALALDYLHRHGIIHRDLKPDNMLISNEGHIKLTDFGLSKVKLDRELSLMDILTTPSLSKPKKDYFRTPGQVLSLISSLGLKNTPVEGKRPSSTSALASPGSCGKADNSKGSFCSPLLTRRREPMSSPMCRSRALVSGANSVFSPSLLAKSLTPRLMKSRKRFETLSAGSAHSGLRLSTTDSESCVSPQWEEEGKLEGAENLLPPNGDDVVRKKPLVTALTGKTPIPGNKTPLKPLHNLDLSSHSTYGRQPLEDILTKPKRSLSCSEEKVSVLKRSSSVKRQFTEVDKSPEQAEIHAKKSGGQYRRCFPIPGNHTEAHTGLTGIFSTVGLGSKGALWKESGRQQGVPNQSSPTNVAKNLLCELDEHGETSIVMGGLDFASSPGEESEPRRNLSLDSDNSVNDMSMIAATPPPRWSKDRVNVAVSPSAEDLGRKEMSARVPLQAGVGGSAVSLKQPRADGHGADMDCSALGHPSVHSSGKFFLKPRNVVAFRSYCSSINRSTGSCCSRLSLVSMDTMDVSTSFHSAPTAVTPVQRKTSSVNSSLCQTPQPMTLSHTPYRTPKSVRRGPEPVEGAPILGTPDYLAPELLLGKTHDVMVDWWALGVCLFEFLTGVPPFNDETPQLVFQNILNRDIPWPDGDEELSQNSRNAIEILLSTDVNERAGLKELRRHPFFTGLDWDNLQNQTMPFIPQPDDETDTSYFEARNTAQNLVMSGFSL; this is translated from the exons ATGGAAGCGCAAGAGCAACCAGACGGGTCCAAGCGTGCGAGCAGCACAGATGTGCCCAAGCCGCCCTCCATCGACGAGTTCCAGGTGGTGAAGCCCGTCAGCCGCGGCGCCTTTGGAAAAGTCTTCTTGGCTAGAAAGAAGAGCAACTCAAAACTGTACGCTATAAAA GTGGTGAAGAAGGCGGACATGGTCGATAAGAACATGACTGACCAGATGCGGGCTGAGAGAGACGCGCTGGCCCTCAGCAAAAGCCCTTTCATTGTACACTTGTATTACTCTCTTCAAACGGCCAGCAAGGTGTATTTG GTTATGGAGTATCTCATTGGCGGAGATGTGAAGTCTTTGCTCCACATCTATGGCTACTTTGATGAGGACATGTCAATAAAATACATTTCAGAGGTGGCGCTGGCTTTAGATTATCTTCACCGACATGGAATCATTCACAG AGATTTGAAACCTGACAACATGCTGATCTCCAATGAAGGACACATTAAACTGACCGACTTTGGCCTCTCAAAAGTGAAACTTGACAGAG AACTGAGTCTCATGGACATACTGACCACGCCCTCTTTGTCAAAACCAAAGAAAGATTATTTCAGAACACCAGGTCAGGTCTTGTCCCTGATAAGTTCCCTTGGACTT aagaaCACTCCTGTGGAGGGCAAGCGTCCCAGCAGCACGTCCGCTCTGGCCAGCCCTGGATCCTGTGGGAAAGCTGACAACAGCAAAGGGTCCTTCTGCTCGCCTCTGCTGACCAGAAGGAGGGAGCCCATGTCCTCACCCATGTGCCGCTCCCGAGCCCTGG TTTCAGGGGCTAACAGCGTGTTCAGTCCTAGCCTCCTGGCTAAAAGCCTGACACCGAGGCTGATGAAATCCAGGAAGCGGTTTGAGACGTTAAGTGCTGGCAGTGCCCACTCGGGGCTGCGGCTGTCCACCACAGACTCGGAGAGCTGTGTCAGCCCACAGTGGGAGGAAGAGGGG AAATTAGAAGGTGCCGAAAACCTCCTGCCTCCAAATGGAGACGATGTAGTTCGCAAGAAGCCTCTTGTGACAGCTTTGACCGGAAAGACACCCATTCCAGGAAACAAGACTCCACTGAAACCCCTCCACAACCTGGACCTCAGTTCTCACTCTACGTATGGAAGACAGCCACTTGAAGACATCCTCACAAAACCCAAGAGGAGCCTTAGCTGCTCCGAAGAGAAAGTGTCTGTTCTGAAGCGAAGTTCCTCAGTTAAACGCCAGTTCACAGAAGTTGACAAGAGCCCAGAGCAAGCTGAGATCCACGCTAAGAAGAGTGGTGGTCAGTACAGGCGATGTTTTCCCATTCCAGGCAATCACACGGAAGCCCATACAGGTCTGACGGGGATTTTCTCCACCGTTGGCTTGGGGAGTAAAGGTGCACTGTGGAAGGAGTCCGGCAGACAGCAGGGGGTCCCTAATCAATCCAGCCCCACCAACGTGGCCAAGAACCTTCTGTGTGAGCTGGATGAACATGGGGAGACCAGCATCGTCATGGGTGGTTTGGACTTCGCCTCCTCGCCCGGCGAAGAGAGCGAGCCGAGGAGGAACCTCAGCCTGGACTCCGACAACTCGGTCAATGACATGTCCATGATCgcggccacgccccctccgCGCTGGTCCAAAGACCGTGTGAATGTTGCTGTATCACCATCGGCTGAGGACCTGGGCAGAAAGGAGATGTCTGCCAGGGTTCCCCTGCAGGCGGGTGTCGGTGGCTCAGCGGTGTCCCTGAAGCAGCCCAGGGCGGATGGTCACGGGGCTGACATGGACTGCTCGGCGTTGGGTCATCCCAGCGTTCACTCCAGCGGCAAATTCTTTCTCAAGCCCCGCAATGTGGTGGCGTTCAGGAGCTACTGCAGCTCCATCAACCGCTCCACCGGCTCCTGCTGCTCCCGCCTCAGCCTGGTCTCCATGGACACCATGGACGTGTCCACCTCCTTCCACAGCGCCCCCACTGCCGTCACGCCTGTGCAGAGGAAGACGTCCAGCGTCAACAGCTCACTTTGCCAG ACTCCACAGCCGATGACCTTATCTCACACCCCATATCGAACACCCAAGAGTGTCCGCAGAGGTCCTGAGCCAGTAGAGGGCGCTCCCATACTAGGAACCCCTGACTATCTGGCCCCAGAACTCTTACTGGGCAAAACGCATG ATGTCATGGTGGACTGGTGGGCTCTGGGAGTGTGTCTGTTTGAGTTCCTGACTGGAGTACCACCATTCAACGACGAGACTCCTCAGCTCGTGTTCCAGAACATTCTCAACCGAG ATATTCCATGGCCTGATGGAGATGAGGAATTATCCCAGAACTCCAGGAATGCTATTGAGATTCTCCTGAGTACAGACGTGAACGAGCGAGCAGGTCTGAAAG AGCTGAGAAGGCACCCGTTCTTCACGGGTCTGGACTGGGACAACCTCCAGAACCAGACCATGCCCTTCATCCCTCAGCCCGACGATGAGACGGACACGTCGTACTTCGAGGCGAGAAACACGGCCCAGAACTTGGTTATGTCTGGCTTCAGCCTGTGA